The following coding sequences lie in one Methanobrevibacter sp. genomic window:
- the mtrA gene encoding tetrahydromethanopterin S-methyltransferase subunit A: MADKKAPADGWPVISGDYIVGDPESPVAVTTLASHIEAELSGAAIAGPCKTENLGIEKVVANIISNPNIRFLILAGAEVQGHITGQSFKALHENGADPDKKKIIGATGAIPFVENVPLDGVERFQQQLEIVDLIDTEDIGAIQSKINECVEKDPGAFEEEAMVISVDDDGGEEEEGEAVKVVSAETALIEARIRDINTKIDMVGAVQKNMAGNYSGKVQGIMIGLAFTLIIGVLFLI; the protein is encoded by the coding sequence ATGGCTGATAAAAAAGCTCCTGCAGACGGCTGGCCGGTTATCAGTGGAGACTACATTGTCGGTGATCCAGAAAGCCCAGTTGCAGTAACAACTTTAGCTTCTCACATTGAAGCTGAACTTTCTGGAGCAGCTATTGCAGGTCCATGTAAAACAGAAAACTTAGGAATAGAAAAAGTAGTTGCTAATATTATTTCCAACCCTAATATTCGTTTCTTAATATTAGCTGGTGCTGAAGTGCAAGGTCACATTACCGGTCAAAGTTTTAAAGCTTTACACGAAAACGGTGCAGACCCTGACAAAAAGAAAATTATTGGAGCAACCGGTGCTATTCCTTTCGTAGAAAATGTTCCACTTGACGGTGTTGAAAGATTCCAACAACAATTAGAAATTGTTGATTTAATCGACACAGAAGATATTGGAGCAATTCAATCAAAAATCAATGAATGTGTAGAAAAAGATCCAGGTGCTTTTGAAGAAGAAGCTATGGTCATTTCCGTTGATGATGACGGTGGTGAAGAAGAAGAAGGAGAAGCAGTAAAAGTTGTTTCTGCTGAAACTGCACTCATTGAAGCAAGAATTAGGGATATAAACACAAAAATCGACATGGTCGGTGCTGTCCAAAAAAATATGGCAGGTAATTATTCTGGTAAAGTACAAGGTATAATGATTGGATTAGCTTTTACTTTAATAATTGGAGTTTTATTCTTGATTTAA